CTGTCATGGCCGATGGCGCGGAGCCAGCAGCATCCCAGTGCAAAATCTTCTTATCATCCTCGTCGTCGTGTGCTCTGAAAAGTTGGAGCTCGGCGAGGGCCGTAAAGTCGGTCTAAAGCTGAGCGGTGTGGAGTGATATGGAGAAAGATGAGCAAACGAGCTCCTCCGGACGGGACGACGTCGGCTGCCGAGAGTGACCTGTCGCTCCTGTTGTTGGAGGATACGAGCGCCGCGACGATGACGGACTCGAGGACGACGAGGCGCTCGAGGTTACGGGGCATAGTCGGTATCTGCCTCCTACTGGCCTTGGCTGGTATGCTCTACCTTGGCTACTTCTGCCCCGATCATGTCTGTGCCCTCAGCAGCCGAGATCCCAAGGAGACGACTAGACTCTCCGAACCTCTTCTCTCGGGTGAGACACATTCAGCACTTATAAGTATCAGAGGCAGCTCGTTTTTCGCGCGAGGCTATTTCCGTTCGGGGAGAGGATTCATTTTTCGCTTCTTTTCTTAATCGAGAGACGACGCGCCGGCGATGCGTTTCGCTGCGTAATAATAATCCGAGTCAGCACGATTGTGTTACGCGATGCTGCATATGTGTGTTTATTTAGCCGAGAATCGCGGAATCTCTCTGCGCACTCTTCGCTCTTGGGGATTTTTCCCGAGATTGCGCTTGTAATCGCGCGCTTAAGTctcatatgtatatatgcatgCGAGGCTTTGATTATGTGTGCTATACGCTCTAACCGCTTGTTTATCGAAGGAGAGGCTCTACATTTAGGTAGACGAATTTGCTGTTCTGCATGAAACGAGTGTGCGCGTGTGCTTTTGGTTGTAGGTAACACCCTTGGCCTAGGATCTAATTCACTTGaactagaaaaaaataattttttgccaGTACATCCTGCGTTCAAGCTGCAGAGCATTCAAGGAAGTCTGGGCTACGACGATATCTTTTTGAACGACACCTTTCAGTTCGACATCAATGCTCACGATGTCATGGTGTTCCTGCACATTCAAAAGACTGGTAATGAATTCTATTTTCTTAATGACAACTTTATATACGTTTCTTTTGCATTATTCAATACGCACCCGTCATTTGcataaaaattgcaatttccTGCTCTTTGTACGTTATTCTTTGCATTGAGCTAAGGATATTCTGTTTTTTACTCCCATCATTCCTATTGCTTGTTTGCATCATCATTATGTTATCAATGAAATTATCCGTTTGATGATGTACTCAAACCAATTACTTCGGTACAACAATTGTCTTATGCAACCATTTCTATTGCAGGAGGCACTTTGTTTGGTAAACACTTGGTTCGTGATCTTGATCTGCAAAGGCCATGCTCTTGTCAAAGGCGACGTAAACGTTGTTTTTGCTTCCGTCCAAACCGAAATGAAAACTGGTTATTCTCAAGATATTCCACTGGGTGGAAATGTGGATTGCACGCGGATTGGACAGAATTAACGAGTTGCGTTGATTCTGAGTTGAACAAAATTGAAGGAGATAATGTTAAAAGAAGATATTTTTACATAACGATTATTCGACATCCTGTGGCGAGGTACCTATCCGAGTTTAGACACGTGCAAAGAGGAGCCACTTGGAAAGGTGCTCGTCACTGGTGTGGAGGTGCTCAGGCTAACATACCCCAGTGCTATCCAGGACCTAATTGGAAGGGAGTAACTTTAGAACAGGTATAGTTGCAACGTTCACCTTGTTTTGACTATTTGAAATATTGCAGCTGCAAATACCTTACGTCGTTTTCTTTGCAGTTTATGGCCTGCCCACATAATTTAGCAAGCAATAGACAGACTAGAATGTTAGCAGATCTATCTCTTGTTGGTTGCTACAACTCGTCACTTAGTAGTATAGAACGAGATCGACTTATGTTAGCTAGTGCAAAGAGAAATCTGAAATACATGCCATTCTTCATGCTTACGGAGTATCAAAAggtaaattttaattgtttatttattttttgcgtGCATGTCAAGCATAACATATTAACAATTCAATAGctcatttattattcaaatatgtacgtttattttaatcataaacATCATCAATATTCAAAGGCATCTTTCAAGATGTTTCAATGCAAATATTTACGTGAACCCCAGATGCCTTACGTATACCACAGTTTTGTTTTTCCTACTCTCTTTCTTACTCTTTCTCcctctatgtatatttatctTAAAATGAACTGCACAGCTGCTTCGTGTTAACCCTCTTGCTCACATTTGGACCAAGCAGTTTCATGTAATGAAAGAAAGGATCTGAAAGACATCTTTCTTTCATTAAATTCAGTAAAGACTAAAAAAAGTTTGCAGAAGACCTTAAACTTTCCGCAATAGAATTGTGGATATTATTATTTGACCACAATAAGATCAGCTTTAAAATCGAACAGGGTTCCAAGAAATTTCAAAGAAGATTTTTTTAACGCTATTTTCTAACATTACGAAGAGCTTTTTCACACGTCCTTATCCTGCATCAAACAAGAATTCATCGTTTCAAAGTGCACTGCTTGCCTAGATTAATTATTAACGGCTGATTCAATAATGCAATAATTATCACCAGGTAGGACAATATTCTTTCGAGGAAACGTTCGGAATGAGATTTGCCGTTGCTTTCGAACAACACAACGCAACGCTAAGCGCTGCGACAATGGCAACTCTTACTCCCGAACAACTGGATGCTGTTAGAAGGCTTAACAAATTGGATCTTGAACTGTACGAATTCGCGACGAATCTTGCATTTCAAAGATTTCGACATCTCCGAGATCGTGACCCCTACTTTGTTCAACGATTCCAGCACCTTGGTGAGTTGCCATCAAGACAAAGTGTGACTGAATTCAATTGGGACTCAGTGATAGAAGATACAACAGACATTGATTAGACCCTTTGTGCAATGCACAGAGAGGTCAGCACAAAAATGAAAGTTTGTCCTTTGCCAAGTGCAAACGGATATCATGCATTTTATTTACGTAAAGTGTTAAAAATCGCTTTACATTTGTAAATTTGTCCGTTCACCTGCATACAGCCGTActgtgaaatattttttgcttgCGTGGTACATTTAACAGAGGCAactaattttctttattttaacgatTCCACGCGAATAGGAAATTTTCATCAATGCTGCACATAGTTGAACTCACCAAAAGTTTTATAGAAGCTTTTTTGGACGAGACCAAAGAAAAACCGTAAAAACATAGGCCCATTCTTCGATACTTATTTCACAGCTGTTTTACATGTAAACAGCGTTTGATCTTATAAGAAAGTATCTCACGTGCGACCGtcattgttttaattttagaacATCTTTTCATCAAAGTTCTTCCACTTGTACGCACATATGTTTCGTTTTTACACAGAATGCTTAATACTATAAATGACTTTGAAATCTATTGATGTATTTCAACAGGTCAATATCAAGCTCgcgttttaaattattttacaaacaaatcttcatacattttttgctGTACATTCATTTGCATTTAAATCCATATGAATAACTGCCATTACATTTAGTACATAGTTGTGCCATTAATTTATTCCTAATCTTAAAAATTAGATCAAAACTAAATTGCTATTGTAGTTGTACATTTTctctaattaaattaattaacaaagaagtttaaaatgaaaataaaatataactttcGTGTTTATTCATATTGTAATGATATATGTGTGATAGTGCGAATAAGAGCTCGAGAA
The sequence above is drawn from the Nasonia vitripennis strain AsymCx chromosome 4, Nvit_psr_1.1, whole genome shotgun sequence genome and encodes:
- the LOC100123272 gene encoding heparan-sulfate 6-O-sulfotransferase 2 isoform X1, coding for MSKRAPPDGTTSAAESDLSLLLLEDTSAATMTDSRTTRRSRLRGIVGICLLLALAGMLYLGYFCPDHVCALSSRDPKETTRLSEPLLSGNTLGLGSNSLELEKNNFLPVHPAFKLQSIQGSLGYDDIFLNDTFQFDINAHDVMVFLHIQKTGGTLFGKHLVRDLDLQRPCSCQRRRKRCFCFRPNRNENWLFSRYSTGWKCGLHADWTELTSCVDSELNKIEGDNVKRRYFYITIIRHPVARYLSEFRHVQRGATWKGARHWCGGAQANIPQCYPGPNWKGVTLEQFMACPHNLASNRQTRMLADLSLVGCYNSSLSSIERDRLMLASAKRNLKYMPFFMLTEYQKVGQYSFEETFGMRFAVAFEQHNATLSAATMATLTPEQLDAVRRLNKLDLELYEFATNLAFQRFRHLRDRDPYFVQRFQHLGELPSRQSVTEFNWDSVIEDTTDID
- the LOC100123272 gene encoding heparan-sulfate 6-O-sulfotransferase 2 isoform X2; this encodes MSKRAPPDGTTSAAESDLSLLLLEDTSAATMTDSRTTRRSRLRGIVGICLLLALAGMLYLGYFCPDHVCALSSRDPKETTRLSEPLLSVHPAFKLQSIQGSLGYDDIFLNDTFQFDINAHDVMVFLHIQKTGGTLFGKHLVRDLDLQRPCSCQRRRKRCFCFRPNRNENWLFSRYSTGWKCGLHADWTELTSCVDSELNKIEGDNVKRRYFYITIIRHPVARYLSEFRHVQRGATWKGARHWCGGAQANIPQCYPGPNWKGVTLEQFMACPHNLASNRQTRMLADLSLVGCYNSSLSSIERDRLMLASAKRNLKYMPFFMLTEYQKVGQYSFEETFGMRFAVAFEQHNATLSAATMATLTPEQLDAVRRLNKLDLELYEFATNLAFQRFRHLRDRDPYFVQRFQHLGELPSRQSVTEFNWDSVIEDTTDID